From a single Helicovermis profundi genomic region:
- the pepV gene encoding dipeptidase PepV, which yields MNFNEKVESLRDDIIKTTQEFIRVKSVKSEPKENMPFGEGVDNALKWILNKSEEFGFNIKNVDNYGGHAEIGSGEKVLGILAHVDVVPEGNDWTYPPYAAEIHNDKIYGRGTIDDKGPLIAALFAMKVIKDSGIKLNTKVRAIFGTDEESGWDGINYYFSKEKAPDFGFTPDADFPVIHGEKGIVIFNFNKKFEECLNDGGIKVLSIKGGNRPNMVPDYCEARLIDTKGFKHILDAYNKEKNSNLVLEMDGEITVIKSYGVSAHGSLPESGVNAISLMLEFLNLLDLEIGDLTNFIRFYSRTIGMDYYGERIGCDFEDIESGKLIFNVGVIDLNKDTVTMAINIRYPITINYEDVINGIKKITNENGITLDVLEHKKPIYIPKNNELIIKLMDVYREETGDIKSEPITIGGGTYARSCPNIVAFGPLFPEEEELAHQKNEFIGIDELIKMTKIYTKAIYELTK from the coding sequence ATGAATTTTAATGAAAAAGTTGAAAGTTTAAGAGATGATATAATTAAAACAACACAAGAGTTTATTAGAGTTAAGAGTGTAAAAAGCGAACCAAAAGAGAATATGCCATTTGGTGAAGGCGTCGATAATGCTTTGAAATGGATTCTAAATAAATCTGAAGAGTTTGGTTTTAATATTAAAAATGTTGATAATTACGGCGGGCATGCAGAAATAGGAAGCGGAGAAAAAGTATTAGGTATTTTAGCACATGTCGATGTTGTACCAGAAGGAAATGATTGGACTTATCCTCCATATGCAGCTGAAATTCACAATGACAAAATATATGGAAGAGGTACAATAGATGATAAAGGACCATTAATTGCTGCTCTTTTCGCTATGAAAGTTATAAAAGATTCAGGAATTAAATTAAATACTAAAGTAAGAGCAATCTTTGGTACGGATGAAGAATCGGGATGGGATGGAATAAATTACTACTTTTCAAAAGAAAAAGCTCCAGATTTTGGATTTACACCTGATGCAGATTTTCCAGTTATTCATGGTGAAAAAGGTATTGTTATTTTTAATTTTAATAAAAAATTCGAAGAATGCTTAAATGATGGTGGTATAAAAGTATTAAGCATAAAGGGTGGAAACAGACCTAATATGGTGCCGGATTATTGTGAGGCTAGACTTATAGATACAAAAGGGTTTAAGCATATTTTAGATGCATATAATAAAGAAAAAAATTCAAATCTAGTTCTTGAAATGGATGGAGAAATTACAGTGATTAAGTCATATGGTGTTTCTGCTCATGGTTCACTTCCAGAAAGCGGAGTTAATGCAATAAGTCTTATGTTAGAATTTCTAAATTTACTAGATTTAGAAATTGGAGATTTAACTAATTTTATTAGATTTTATTCAAGAACTATTGGTATGGACTATTATGGCGAACGAATAGGATGCGATTTTGAGGATATAGAATCTGGAAAATTAATTTTTAATGTCGGTGTAATTGATTTAAATAAAGATACTGTTACAATGGCGATTAATATAAGATATCCAATTACAATTAATTACGAAGACGTTATAAATGGAATAAAAAAAATAACAAATGAAAATGGTATAACTTTAGATGTATTAGAACATAAGAAACCAATTTATATTCCAAAAAACAATGAATTAATTATTAAACTTATGGATGTTTATAGAGAAGAAACCGGCGATATTAAAAGCGAGCCAATAACTATTGGTGGTGGAACTTATGCAAGGTCTTGCCCTAATATTGTAGCATTTGGTCCTTTGTTTCCAGAAGAAGAGGAATTAGCTCATCAAAAAAATGAGTTTATTGGTATAGATGAATTAATTAAAATGACAAAAATTTATACTAAAGCAATATATGAATTAACAAAATAG
- a CDS encoding protein kinase domain-containing protein encodes MSRKISLGSLVKSNTGKRYYLKEMLGFGGQGEVFRVTFENKEYALKWYYPNIATEKQFNLIKKLISIGPPNDNFLWPTEIVVDSRFHGFGYIMKIRENRFKGIVGLMKRKIEPSFYTLILSAITMVDSFEKLHKKDLCYRDISFGNLFIDEKTGEILICDNDNITHEKHADRSILGTPRFMAPEIVRGDSLPNVESDLFSLAILLFYMLIVHHPLEGKVESTIKCFDLPAMNKLYGTNPVFIFDPMNYSNRPVKGMHDNALVFWNIYPTYIKESFTKIFTKGLKPNSGFRITEREWKNVLIRLKSSIYKCSCGAENFYNALDFEKGNNNHCWNCNSKLKIPPRIKINDNIVVLSENTKIYKHTLYKDGKIDYKKIVAKVVANPDDKRKLGIRNLSKQEWLVKTIDDKILSIDDGWSINIETVSEVKFTEGIVGKIRI; translated from the coding sequence ATGTCACGAAAAATCAGTTTAGGCTCTCTTGTAAAATCCAATACTGGTAAAAGATATTATTTAAAAGAAATGCTAGGTTTTGGTGGACAAGGTGAGGTTTTTAGGGTAACTTTTGAAAATAAAGAATACGCATTAAAATGGTACTATCCAAACATTGCTACAGAAAAACAATTTAATCTTATTAAAAAATTGATATCAATAGGACCTCCTAATGATAATTTTCTTTGGCCAACTGAAATTGTTGTAGATTCAAGGTTCCATGGTTTTGGTTATATTATGAAAATTAGAGAAAATAGGTTTAAAGGAATCGTTGGTTTAATGAAAAGAAAAATTGAACCAAGTTTCTACACACTTATTCTTTCTGCTATTACAATGGTGGATAGTTTTGAGAAGCTTCATAAGAAAGATTTGTGTTATAGGGATATATCTTTTGGAAATTTATTTATTGATGAAAAAACGGGCGAGATATTAATTTGCGATAATGATAATATAACACACGAAAAACATGCAGATAGAAGTATTCTAGGTACACCTAGATTTATGGCTCCTGAAATTGTAAGGGGAGATAGTTTGCCGAATGTTGAATCAGATTTATTTTCACTCGCGATTCTTTTATTTTATATGTTAATTGTTCACCATCCTTTAGAGGGTAAAGTTGAATCAACTATTAAGTGTTTCGATTTGCCTGCTATGAATAAATTATATGGTACAAATCCGGTTTTTATTTTTGATCCTATGAATTATTCAAATAGACCAGTAAAGGGTATGCATGATAATGCTCTTGTATTTTGGAATATCTATCCTACCTATATAAAAGAATCTTTTACTAAGATATTCACTAAAGGGCTCAAACCAAATAGCGGATTTAGAATTACTGAAAGAGAATGGAAAAATGTATTAATTAGATTAAAATCGTCAATATATAAATGTTCATGTGGTGCAGAAAATTTTTATAATGCATTAGATTTCGAAAAGGGAAATAATAACCATTGTTGGAATTGTAATAGTAAATTAAAAATTCCACCAAGAATTAAAATTAATGATAATATTGTAGTGTTAAGTGAAAACACTAAAATATATAAGCATACTCTTTATAAAGATGGAAAAATTGACTATAAAAAAATTGTTGCAAAAGTAGTTGCTAATCCAGATGATAAAAGGAAGCTTGGAATTAGAAATTTATCAAAACAAGAATGGCTAGTAAAAACAATCGATGATAAAATTTTAAGTATAGATGATGGTTGGAGTATTAATATAGAAACTGTTTCTGAAGTGAAATTTACAGAGGGGATTGTTGGAAAAATTAGAATATAA
- a CDS encoding protein phosphatase 2C domain-containing protein, translating into MEKYAYASVIGNSHTIKNIKNQDSIKVIDKTKYFISSIADGHGSNICFRSDIGSSFAVESANIIIERQVALLNKENIDKEKITIEITNEWYKRVKKHLENNPIKDEDIKDFNKLELKKIEKNDLLIYGSTLMSLIITKNYIHVLNIGDGELLLKKKGEVKTESLNKSVNRIGNDTESLSLKNSHKYFNYMSMDKESVNAILMTTDGYPNSFKNERGFIKVIDDLIDIEKEHGMFIIEKNLSFWLEDTTKHGSGDDITVCFIIL; encoded by the coding sequence ATGGAAAAATATGCCTATGCAAGTGTTATTGGGAATTCACATACAATAAAAAATATTAAAAATCAGGATTCAATTAAAGTAATTGATAAAACTAAATATTTTATTTCATCTATAGCAGATGGACATGGAAGTAATATTTGTTTTAGAAGCGATATTGGATCAAGTTTTGCCGTAGAAAGTGCCAATATAATTATTGAAAGACAAGTAGCACTATTAAATAAAGAAAACATTGACAAAGAAAAAATAACAATTGAAATAACAAATGAATGGTATAAAAGAGTAAAAAAGCATCTAGAAAATAATCCAATAAAAGATGAAGATATAAAAGATTTTAATAAATTAGAATTGAAAAAAATTGAAAAAAATGATTTGCTTATATACGGCTCAACTTTAATGTCATTGATAATAACTAAAAATTATATACATGTACTTAATATTGGTGATGGTGAATTACTTCTTAAAAAGAAAGGCGAAGTAAAAACGGAATCTCTAAATAAAAGTGTTAATAGGATTGGAAATGATACTGAAAGTTTGTCTCTTAAAAATTCACATAAATATTTTAATTATATGAGTATGGATAAAGAAAGTGTTAATGCGATATTAATGACTACGGATGGTTATCCAAATTCTTTTAAAAATGAAAGAGGTTTTATTAAAGTAATTGATGATTTAATTGATATTGAAAAAGAACATGGAATGTTTATTATAGAAAAGAATCTATCGTTTTGGCTTGAAGATACTACCAAACATGGCAGTGGTGATGATATTACAGTTTGTTTTATTATTTTGTAA
- a CDS encoding vWA domain-containing protein codes for MDIVRPGGELATRPLHFIWIADCSTSMKYNGKMDALNKAIREAIPHMARVAEENPNAEVLVRAISFSSGATWHVKEATRIDEFEWNDLVAHGITDMGKAFELLSEELRMPPMSDRALPPVLVLITDGQPTDEYKSELDKLLKLPWGTKAVRLGIAIGKATNNRVIKEFIANDELKVLQAENASELVEYIKWASTVVLKSASSPASQSEDSITANSNVTIPNMPEEFWNSEDISVGDVW; via the coding sequence ATGGATATTGTTAGACCTGGTGGTGAATTAGCAACTAGACCACTTCATTTTATATGGATAGCTGATTGTTCTACATCTATGAAATATAATGGGAAAATGGATGCACTTAATAAAGCGATAAGAGAAGCAATTCCTCATATGGCAAGAGTTGCTGAAGAAAATCCTAACGCTGAAGTGTTGGTAAGAGCAATAAGCTTTTCTTCAGGTGCCACGTGGCATGTAAAAGAAGCAACAAGAATTGATGAATTTGAGTGGAATGATTTAGTAGCTCACGGAATTACTGATATGGGTAAAGCCTTTGAACTTCTTTCAGAAGAACTTAGAATGCCTCCAATGAGCGATAGAGCACTTCCGCCCGTTTTAGTACTTATAACAGATGGACAACCAACCGACGAGTACAAAAGTGAACTTGATAAATTACTTAAATTGCCTTGGGGAACAAAAGCAGTGAGACTCGGTATCGCAATCGGTAAAGCAACAAATAATAGAGTTATTAAAGAGTTTATTGCAAATGATGAATTAAAAGTGCTTCAGGCAGAAAATGCAAGTGAATTAGTTGAATATATAAAATGGGCTTCAACTGTTGTTCTTAAGTCTGCTTCTTCACCAGCTTCACAATCAGAGGATTCAATTACAGCTAATTCTAATGTTACTATACCGAATATGCCGGAAGAATTTTGGAATTCAGAAGATATTAGCGTTGGAGATGTTTGGTGA